One window of Flavobacterium dauae genomic DNA carries:
- a CDS encoding arsenate-mycothiol transferase ArsC, with protein MYKQLADTINNNITVQNISEERKTILQSLVDFVQQKVHNKQDININFICTHNSRRSHLSQVWAQVAAAHFNILNVYCYSGGTEETALFPKVAETLTNQGFSIFKITDNNNPVYAIKYSDNALPVIGFSKKYDSPFNPVSAFVAIMTCSQADGGCPFIAGAEKKIPITFEDPKISDNTLEQSKVYAERSLQIATEMFYVFSMIKK; from the coding sequence ATGTACAAACAATTAGCCGATACCATTAACAATAATATTACTGTTCAAAACATCAGCGAAGAACGTAAAACCATATTACAATCCTTGGTAGATTTTGTACAGCAAAAAGTACACAACAAGCAGGATATAAATATCAATTTCATCTGTACCCACAATTCCCGAAGAAGCCATTTATCACAGGTTTGGGCACAGGTAGCAGCAGCACATTTTAATATTCTAAACGTATATTGCTATTCGGGTGGTACGGAAGAAACGGCACTATTCCCAAAAGTCGCAGAAACATTGACCAATCAGGGTTTTAGCATCTTCAAAATTACAGACAATAATAATCCTGTATATGCCATAAAATACAGCGACAATGCTTTACCTGTAATCGGTTTTTCCAAAAAATATGATAGTCCGTTCAACCCAGTATCTGCATTTGTAGCCATTATGACCTGTTCACAGGCAGACGGTGGATGTCCGTTTATTGCAGGTGCGGAAAAAAAAATACCTATCACATTTGAAGACCCTAAAATATCGGACAATACACTGGAGCAATCAAAGGTATATGCAGAAAGGAGTTTGCAGATAGCAACGGAAATGTTCTATGTTTTTTCAATGATTAAAAAATAA
- a CDS encoding DUF6428 family protein has protein sequence MKLSKIKEILPALDNVEFQLENGAFVPEHFHVTEVGVITKHFIDCGGTIRNEKVVNFQLWNANDFEHRLKPTKLLSIIKLSEEKLGIEDAEIEVEYQSETVGKYDLDFNGNHFVLKNKQTACLASDACGIPAEKQKVKLSELNNACCTPNSGCC, from the coding sequence ATGAAACTATCAAAAATCAAAGAAATCTTACCAGCATTGGATAATGTTGAATTTCAATTAGAGAACGGAGCATTCGTACCTGAACACTTTCACGTTACAGAAGTAGGCGTAATCACAAAACATTTCATTGATTGTGGCGGAACAATCCGTAATGAAAAAGTTGTCAATTTTCAATTATGGAATGCCAACGATTTTGAACACCGACTAAAGCCAACCAAACTATTAAGCATCATCAAATTATCCGAAGAAAAATTAGGTATTGAGGATGCCGAAATAGAAGTAGAATATCAAAGCGAAACAGTTGGTAAATACGACTTGGATTTTAACGGAAATCACTTTGTACTGAAGAACAAACAAACCGCTTGTTTGGCAAGTGATGCCTGCGGTATTCCTGCCGAAAAACAGAAAGTAAAATTATCAGAGCTGAATAATGCTTGCTGTACACCCAATTCGGGATGTTGCTAA
- a CDS encoding ArsR/SmtB family transcription factor: MGVTKTEIFTEQQNSLAISLKALAHPARIAILQYIVKQNACICNDLVEELGLAQATISQHLKELKNIGIIKGNIEGTSVCYCIDENVWQQLKKELTTFFIDNVGVDKCC, translated from the coding sequence ATGGGTGTAACAAAAACAGAAATATTTACAGAACAGCAAAATAGCCTGGCAATCTCCTTAAAAGCATTGGCTCATCCTGCCCGTATCGCTATTTTACAATATATTGTTAAGCAGAATGCTTGTATTTGTAATGACTTAGTGGAAGAATTAGGATTGGCGCAGGCTACGATTTCGCAACATTTAAAAGAGCTTAAAAACATTGGTATCATCAAAGGAAATATAGAGGGAACAAGCGTGTGTTATTGTATTGATGAAAATGTTTGGCAACAGCTTAAAAAAGAACTCACTACTTTCTTTATAGATAATGTGGGTGTTGATAAATGCTGTTAA
- a CDS encoding YjjG family noncanonical pyrimidine nucleotidase, with translation MKAKEHITDLFFDLDHTIYDFDKNSSLTFHAVFSDLKLEGTQDFMTHFKPINDLYWEKYAREEITHDFLRYGRLKDTFNAIELAVSDEHIYHIADYFIENLTNYNHVFQGAYETLDQLKSKYRLHIITNGPEKVQEKKLKNSKLDHYFETVTNSEKAGVKKPDPVIFQYALSQANVRPQNSLMIGDNIKADIHGALNVGMDVIWFNEFRLKNTDNITEIHQLNQLLDLL, from the coding sequence ATGAAGGCTAAAGAACATATTACCGATTTGTTTTTTGATTTGGATCATACCATTTATGATTTCGATAAAAATTCATCATTGACGTTTCACGCTGTTTTTTCTGATTTAAAATTAGAAGGAACGCAAGACTTTATGACACATTTTAAACCAATTAACGATTTATATTGGGAAAAATATGCACGTGAAGAAATTACCCATGATTTTTTGCGTTACGGCAGATTAAAAGATACGTTTAACGCTATTGAACTGGCTGTTTCGGACGAACATATCTATCATATTGCCGATTATTTTATTGAAAACCTGACCAATTACAATCATGTTTTTCAAGGTGCTTATGAAACGCTTGATCAGTTAAAATCAAAATACCGTTTACATATTATCACCAACGGACCTGAAAAGGTTCAGGAAAAAAAGCTGAAAAATTCAAAGCTCGATCATTATTTTGAAACCGTAACCAATTCAGAAAAAGCAGGAGTAAAAAAGCCCGATCCGGTAATTTTTCAATATGCTTTATCGCAGGCAAATGTTCGGCCGCAAAACAGTTTAATGATTGGCGATAACATAAAAGCCGATATTCACGGTGCGTTAAATGTAGGTATGGATGTGATCTGGTTTAACGAATTTAGATTAAAAAATACAGACAACATCACCGAAATTCATCAATTAAATCAACTTTTAGATCTATTATAA
- a CDS encoding DUF3299 domain-containing protein, giving the protein MLKKIIITLYVITALFLMGFTPQNNQNNSQEEPTEMTWEVLANISKSMRVMANYSNTIKESLHGKKIKISGYVIPIDSKSYVLSKNMYSHCFFCSTNAGIETIMGIQFKNKPPRLKTDTFITLEGTFFYNDKNKDGWTFYVQNAVITNKK; this is encoded by the coding sequence ATGCTTAAAAAAATAATAATAACGTTGTACGTAATAACAGCATTGTTTTTGATGGGATTTACCCCGCAGAATAATCAAAACAATAGTCAGGAAGAGCCTACAGAGATGACTTGGGAAGTGCTAGCTAATATTAGCAAAAGTATGAGAGTTATGGCCAACTATAGTAATACCATAAAAGAATCGTTACACGGAAAAAAAATAAAAATAAGCGGTTACGTGATTCCTATAGACAGTAAATCGTATGTTTTAAGCAAAAATATGTATTCGCACTGTTTTTTTTGCAGTACAAATGCAGGTATCGAAACCATTATGGGAATTCAGTTTAAAAACAAACCACCACGCTTAAAAACCGATACTTTTATTACGTTAGAAGGTACCTTTTTTTATAACGATAAAAACAAAGACGGTTGGACTTTTTATGTTCAAAACGCCGTAATTACCAATAAAAAATAA
- a CDS encoding ABC transporter permease produces MISKIAWKNTWFKPLNTFLSIVLLTASVSIISILILLQKQFEEKFSSSMDNIDLVLGAKGSPLQLILSSVYQIDAPPGNISYTEAETWMKNPMVESAVPLAYGDNYLGYKIVGTNDNYTKHFGLKIQQGKLFSKDFEVVVGSNIAANIGLKIGDTFFGTHGDAEEGEVHDHHAYKVVGILAPSGKVADQLILSNISSVWNMHDHEHEDHSEEVHNHSDHQHAEGEEHHHEEINPHEGKEITAVLLKLRNNMAKMTWPRIIPQNTEMQAASPALEVNRLFAMFGVGISALTYLAYGIMLISGISIFVALYNTLKERKYEFALLRITGATKLQLLWLVLLESIFLCTIGFILGIVFGRVGLHFLSVSSQEEFKMAFNPFEFLWKEEGMLFVATLTVGFLAAIIPAIKAYSLNISKTLANA; encoded by the coding sequence ATGATTAGTAAAATAGCATGGAAAAACACGTGGTTTAAACCGCTGAATACTTTTTTAAGCATTGTACTTTTAACGGCATCGGTTTCTATTATATCGATATTAATTCTGTTGCAAAAGCAGTTCGAAGAAAAATTTTCATCATCGATGGATAATATCGATTTGGTATTGGGAGCGAAAGGAAGTCCGTTGCAATTGATTTTATCGTCGGTTTATCAGATCGATGCTCCTCCGGGAAATATTTCGTACACCGAAGCCGAAACCTGGATGAAAAATCCAATGGTAGAAAGTGCCGTTCCGCTGGCTTATGGCGATAATTATTTGGGCTATAAAATTGTTGGAACAAACGATAATTACACCAAGCATTTTGGCTTGAAAATTCAACAAGGAAAACTGTTTTCAAAAGATTTTGAAGTAGTTGTAGGGTCTAACATTGCCGCAAATATTGGTTTAAAAATTGGCGATACTTTTTTTGGAACGCATGGCGATGCCGAAGAAGGCGAAGTACACGATCATCATGCGTATAAAGTGGTAGGAATATTAGCTCCATCAGGCAAAGTTGCTGATCAGTTAATTTTATCGAATATCTCATCGGTTTGGAATATGCACGATCATGAGCACGAAGATCATTCAGAAGAAGTACACAATCATTCCGATCATCAGCATGCAGAAGGCGAGGAGCATCATCACGAAGAAATCAATCCACACGAAGGAAAAGAAATTACAGCAGTTTTATTAAAATTGCGTAACAATATGGCTAAAATGACCTGGCCAAGAATCATTCCTCAAAATACCGAAATGCAGGCAGCATCGCCGGCTTTAGAAGTGAATCGTTTGTTTGCTATGTTTGGTGTAGGAATTTCGGCATTAACTTATTTGGCGTACGGCATTATGCTTATTTCGGGCATTAGTATTTTTGTTGCATTGTACAACACATTGAAAGAACGCAAGTACGAATTTGCGTTGCTTAGAATTACTGGAGCTACTAAATTGCAACTATTATGGTTGGTTTTGTTAGAAAGTATCTTTTTGTGTACTATCGGGTTTATTCTTGGTATTGTTTTTGGTAGAGTTGGATTACATTTCTTATCCGTATCTTCGCAAGAAGAATTTAAAATGGCATTTAATCCGTTTGAATTTTTATGGAAAGAAGAAGGAATGTTATTTGTAGCCACATTAACTGTAGGCTTTTTGGCAGCCATTATTCCGGCAATTAAAGCGTATTCGTTAAACATATCAAAAACATTGGCAAATGCTTAA
- a CDS encoding ABC transporter ATP-binding protein: protein MIKTQNVTFSYLATQKFHFPDIDCANGQTLLITGNSGTGKTTLLHLLGGLLQPESGKILINNQNIQALTTSKQDAFRGQSVGMILQKSFFIEALSVLDNVVLASWIAKKSKAKEKALNILDNLGLKDHVHKLPSQLSIGQQQRVNIARALINNPSVILADEPTSSLDDENALIVARLLSDLAKEYRSSLIIVTHDQRLKSLFNHQITLS from the coding sequence ATGATTAAAACGCAAAACGTTACTTTTTCCTATTTGGCTACGCAAAAATTCCATTTTCCCGATATTGATTGTGCCAACGGGCAAACCTTGTTGATTACAGGAAATTCGGGAACAGGTAAAACCACTTTGCTACATTTGTTAGGTGGTTTGTTACAGCCCGAAAGCGGAAAAATTCTTATAAATAACCAAAATATTCAAGCGTTAACAACTTCAAAACAAGATGCTTTTCGTGGGCAATCGGTAGGGATGATTTTACAGAAATCGTTTTTTATCGAAGCACTTTCTGTGTTGGATAATGTGGTTTTGGCATCGTGGATTGCTAAAAAATCAAAAGCCAAAGAAAAAGCCTTAAACATTCTGGATAATTTGGGGTTGAAAGATCACGTTCATAAATTGCCAAGTCAGTTAAGTATCGGGCAGCAGCAGCGTGTAAACATTGCTCGAGCGTTGATCAACAATCCATCGGTAATTTTGGCAGATGAACCAACATCGAGTTTAGATGATGAAAACGCCTTAATTGTAGCTCGGTTATTGAGCGATTTGGCTAAAGAATACCGGTCATCATTAATCATTGTAACACACGATCAACGTTTAAAATCATTGTTTAACCACCAAATTACTTTGTCATGA
- the radC gene encoding RadC family protein, with translation MSNEGKHFSIKNWSEDDQPREKLLYKGKNALSDAELVAILIGSGSRNESAVELCKRILQQNNNQLHQLQKQSIQQLMQFKGIGEAKAITIVAALELAKRLQLSETKELTKITSSEDVFKLMQPIIGDLPHEEFWVLLLNNSNKVIYKLQLSKGGLTQTVVDVRMLFKTALEHLATALILVHNHPSGQLVASGADKDITQKIKLAGNSLDIKLLDHLIITQTGYFSFADDDIL, from the coding sequence ATGAGTAACGAAGGTAAACATTTCTCAATAAAAAATTGGTCTGAAGACGATCAGCCGCGCGAAAAATTATTGTACAAAGGCAAAAATGCGTTAAGCGATGCCGAATTGGTTGCCATTTTAATAGGATCGGGCAGCCGAAATGAAAGTGCGGTTGAATTATGCAAGCGCATTTTACAGCAAAATAATAATCAGTTGCATCAGTTGCAAAAGCAAAGTATTCAGCAGTTAATGCAGTTCAAAGGCATTGGCGAAGCAAAAGCCATAACCATTGTAGCTGCGTTAGAACTGGCGAAGCGTTTGCAGTTATCGGAAACCAAAGAACTCACAAAAATTACATCTTCAGAAGATGTATTTAAACTAATGCAACCCATAATTGGCGATTTACCACACGAGGAATTTTGGGTTTTATTGTTAAACAACAGCAACAAAGTAATTTACAAATTGCAGTTAAGCAAAGGTGGCTTAACTCAGACGGTAGTTGATGTACGTATGTTGTTTAAAACCGCACTAGAACATTTGGCAACTGCGTTAATTTTGGTTCACAACCATCCGTCGGGACAATTAGTTGCGAGTGGCGCAGATAAAGACATTACACAGAAGATTAAGCTGGCAGGCAATAGTTTAGATATTAAATTATTAGACCATTTAATTATTACCCAAACCGGTTATTTTAGTTTTGCCGATGATGATATTTTGTAG
- a CDS encoding LytR/AlgR family response regulator transcription factor — protein sequence MNCIIIDDEPLAREELQALLGEVSNIEIKAKFSTALKALDFIKENDVDLIFLDIEMPLMNGLEFAMQIPEKTLIIFTTAYPQYALKSYEFDAIDYLLKPIDVNRLDKAVKKATLYIDLLAEQKNTIESNTTDFLFIKADRRYHKIYFKDIWFVEGLKDYVIIHTQNQKLITAMNLKSIHQKLPENYFQRVSKSYVINLDYIDSFTNHTLYINDAEIPLGDVYKKDFFDKYSNGSLNID from the coding sequence ATGAACTGCATTATAATAGACGATGAACCTTTAGCACGCGAAGAATTGCAGGCACTTTTAGGCGAAGTATCGAACATAGAAATTAAAGCGAAATTTTCAACCGCCCTAAAAGCGTTAGATTTTATTAAGGAAAATGATGTTGATTTGATTTTCCTGGATATAGAAATGCCTTTAATGAACGGTTTGGAATTTGCTATGCAGATACCCGAAAAAACACTGATTATTTTTACAACGGCTTACCCGCAGTACGCTTTAAAAAGTTATGAATTTGATGCGATTGATTATTTGCTGAAACCAATTGATGTCAATAGATTAGACAAAGCCGTTAAAAAAGCCACTTTATATATAGATTTACTTGCTGAGCAAAAAAATACGATAGAATCAAACACCACCGATTTTTTATTTATAAAAGCCGACCGTCGTTACCATAAAATTTATTTTAAGGATATTTGGTTTGTAGAGGGTTTAAAGGATTACGTAATTATTCACACCCAAAACCAAAAGCTTATTACGGCAATGAATTTGAAAAGTATCCACCAGAAACTGCCCGAAAATTATTTTCAACGTGTAAGTAAATCGTATGTGATTAATTTAGATTATATCGATTCGTTTACCAATCACACTCTATATATTAACGATGCCGAAATTCCGTTGGGCGATGTTTACAAAAAAGATTTTTTCGATAAATATTCTAACGGGTCATTGAATATTGATTAA
- a CDS encoding sensor histidine kinase → MDFFIDKRYRIKRHVLFLTVFLLMLYGGSFIESFGTPYGYYAAATVYIIFVFMFYVNMYVLVPYFLFRSKYLGYAVFLILLAVSGVQILSYFHENYFNLHLHQDYAEAHRLMHKEINRRSDFYGVIVVCASLISVSTTIKLLQRWLKDNERITELKKLTFAMELNELKNQVSPHFLFNMLNNVKALIRTNPEMANTVIIRLSEFLRYQLYENSGERIILASELEFISNFLNLEQIRKDNFKIEIENHIDKNTLNSTFISPGLFTVFIENAIKHSVDPNGDETFVKISIDIKDKQLHFVCINSKTEENQHLSKNKSNGLGLANIKRRLELLYRNNYQLNIANNPNEYIVNLTIPL, encoded by the coding sequence TTGGATTTTTTTATTGATAAACGTTACCGCATTAAACGTCATGTGCTGTTTTTAACGGTTTTTTTATTGATGCTTTATGGAGGGAGTTTTATAGAATCGTTCGGAACGCCTTACGGATATTACGCTGCAGCAACAGTTTACATCATATTTGTATTTATGTTTTATGTAAATATGTATGTGTTGGTGCCGTATTTTTTGTTTAGATCTAAATATTTAGGATATGCTGTTTTTTTAATTTTGCTGGCTGTTTCGGGTGTGCAAATTTTAAGTTATTTTCATGAGAACTATTTCAATCTGCACTTACATCAAGATTATGCCGAGGCACACCGATTAATGCATAAGGAAATTAATAGAAGATCTGATTTTTACGGAGTAATAGTCGTTTGTGCATCGTTAATTTCGGTTTCAACCACCATAAAATTATTGCAACGCTGGCTTAAAGATAACGAACGCATTACCGAACTAAAAAAACTTACGTTTGCTATGGAATTAAACGAATTGAAAAATCAGGTAAGTCCGCATTTTTTGTTTAATATGTTGAACAACGTAAAAGCATTGATTCGTACAAATCCCGAAATGGCAAACACGGTGATTATTCGTTTGTCAGAATTTTTAAGATATCAGTTATACGAAAATAGTGGTGAACGCATTATTTTGGCATCAGAATTAGAGTTTATTTCGAACTTCTTAAATCTGGAACAAATCCGTAAGGATAATTTTAAGATTGAAATTGAAAATCATATCGATAAAAATACCTTGAACAGCACTTTTATTTCACCAGGATTATTTACCGTTTTTATAGAAAATGCCATAAAACACAGCGTAGATCCTAATGGTGATGAAACATTTGTGAAGATTAGTATTGATATTAAAGACAAGCAACTGCATTTTGTGTGTATCAATTCAAAAACCGAAGAAAACCAACATCTTTCAAAAAACAAAAGCAACGGTTTGGGCTTGGCGAATATTAAAAGACGTTTAGAGTTGTTGTATCGCAACAATTATCAGTTAAATATTGCCAACAATCCAAATGAGTATATTGTTAATTTAACCATTCCGTTATGA